A stretch of DNA from Thermodesulfobium sp. 4217-1:
AAAGCTCCCTGTCTCTGATTTGTGCTCCAGTAGATAATACACCTGGACTGAACTGGTCTTTGTCTGAAATCTAAAGGCTATGTCTAAATTAAACCTCTTATACTTCTTTGAAATCTTTTCTGTGTTTATGGGTTTTATTGTATTAAGGTCCAGTTGTTCTAAAATCTCTTTTGGCAAAGAGAATTCTACAAAGCTCTTTGCATTCTCAATATTTGAGGCTATCTGTTTAAAGAACTTATCGTGTATCTGGTGTATGTCGTCCATAAATTGATTTAAACACAAGAATAAAAAGATGTCAAATAGGAAAATGCTTAATATATTGGTTGATTTATTTAGATTATTTCTTGATAGGGTTTAAAAGCTCATCTTTTTTCTTATACACGTCTCCCAAATATGACTCTTCATGTGAAATCTCGAATTTCAAAAGATCTTCTTTGGTTAAATTCTTTTCAATTGTTCGACCAAATCACTTCTTTTCACACTACTCCCAGTTCAGAAACCTTACTAACAGATGGTATTGCACCACTAGTTAGATCTTTATATATATCTTTTAAATTTTCTTTTAATTCGTCTAAAGTTTCACCCTGCGTCAT
This window harbors:
- a CDS encoding Rpn family recombination-promoting nuclease/putative transposase: MDDIHQIHDKFFKQIASNIENAKSFVEFSLPKEILEQLDLNTIKPINTEKISKKYKRFNLDIAFRFQTKTSSVQVYYLLEHKSETGSFSNIQILSYMLAIWEEDIKNKRPLEPIIPVVFYHGKTNWDKPID
- a CDS encoding type II toxin-antitoxin system HicB family antitoxin gives rise to the protein MQTIKFVYWQDDNMLLGYLEENPDYMTQGETLDELKENLKDIYKDLTSGAIPSVSKVSELGVV